In Patescibacteria group bacterium, one DNA window encodes the following:
- the def gene encoding peptide deformylase, whose product MILKIETGEQNPILRQKSVAVSQIDKKLKKFLKAMAETMLAKDGVGLAAPQVGVNERIVVLNLRIDKKKWQTVALVNPVILDASVATICDDEGCLSLPGVVGEVERFATATVKFLDENGATRILELEGLNARAIQHEIDHLDGMLFIDRATKIRKDK is encoded by the coding sequence ATGATTTTGAAGATTGAAACCGGCGAGCAGAATCCGATTTTGCGGCAGAAATCCGTGGCGGTTTCGCAGATCGATAAAAAGCTAAAGAAATTTCTGAAAGCGATGGCCGAGACGATGCTCGCGAAAGATGGTGTCGGACTCGCCGCGCCGCAGGTCGGCGTGAATGAGCGCATCGTCGTCTTGAATTTACGGATTGATAAAAAGAAGTGGCAGACGGTCGCGCTCGTAAATCCGGTAATTCTCGATGCGAGCGTCGCGACGATTTGCGACGACGAAGGCTGCCTCTCACTGCCGGGCGTCGTCGGCGAAGTCGAGCGCTTCGCGACAGCGACGGTGAAATTTCTGGACGAGAATGGTGCGACGAGAATTCTCGAGCTCGAAGGGCTAAATGCGAGAGCGATTCAGCACGAAATCGACCACCTCGACGGCATGCTCTTCATCGACCGCGCCACGAAAATCCGGAAGGACAAATGA
- a CDS encoding sigma-70 family RNA polymerase sigma factor, which produces MQTVEIELIARIQKGELELFAEIYELFAQKIYAFIFYKTFHRETAEDLTSQTFTRALEKIRSFDSHKGSFNSWIYAIARNSVIDFYRTKKDSKNIDDVFDLASETDVSAEFDSQAEFTEIRAALRKISPRQREIILLRIWEGLKFREIAEVLGKSEAAVKMDFARGLKSLKKEIVVALLLFPLTF; this is translated from the coding sequence ATGCAGACTGTCGAAATCGAACTTATCGCGCGTATTCAAAAAGGGGAGCTGGAGCTTTTTGCGGAAATCTACGAGCTTTTTGCGCAAAAAATTTACGCCTTCATTTTTTACAAAACTTTTCATCGTGAGACAGCGGAGGATCTCACTTCGCAAACTTTCACGCGCGCGTTGGAAAAAATCCGTTCTTTCGATTCGCATAAGGGCAGTTTCAATTCCTGGATTTATGCCATCGCGCGCAACTCAGTTATCGATTTTTACCGTACGAAAAAAGACTCCAAAAACATTGACGATGTTTTTGATCTCGCGAGCGAGACCGATGTCTCGGCTGAGTTCGATTCTCAAGCAGAGTTCACGGAGATTCGCGCGGCCTTGCGAAAGATCTCGCCGCGCCAGCGCGAAATAATTTTGCTGCGGATTTGGGAAGGGCTGAAGTTTCGCGAAATCGCTGAAGTGCTCGGTAAATCTGAGGCGGCGGTCAAAATGGATTTCGCGCGTGGGCTCAAAAGCCTAAAAAAAGAAATCGTCGTCGCGCTCTTATTGTTCCCTTTAACTTTCTGA
- a CDS encoding PQ-loop domain-containing transporter — protein sequence MSAHPLYHLRRRKNLTKSPRPLLSEKGVRILDRIVLVASVLGPIFTLPQIYKIYALQDAEGLSLISWGSYLAFNFPIFAYGLVHHEKMIARMYLLWILANGAVVVGILLFG from the coding sequence ATGTCTGCCCATCCGCTGTACCATCTCCGCCGCCGCAAAAATTTAACCAAGTCACCGCGACCGCTGCTTTCCGAAAAAGGAGTGCGCATCCTCGACCGCATCGTGCTGGTCGCCTCGGTGCTCGGACCGATTTTCACGCTGCCGCAGATTTACAAAATTTACGCGCTCCAAGACGCCGAAGGTCTTTCGTTGATTTCCTGGGGAAGTTACTTGGCTTTCAATTTCCCAATTTTCGCCTACGGTCTCGTCCACCACGAGAAGATGATTGCGCGCATGTATTTGCTTTGGATTCTCGCGAATGGCGCGGTCGTCGTGGGGATTTTGCTCTTCGGTTAA